Within the Alteromonas sp. M12 genome, the region TAACCATATTGGGAATTCTCACCATTCAAAGTGTTGATATATTAGTCTAAAACCTAGTGAAATAAAAGTTAAATTTCACACTAAGATATTGATTTAAAAGGAAATGATTGACAAAAAAATTCAATTTGATAATTATGTTCATCCTTTATGATTTAGGTGAAATATCAAAAAATAATTGGAGGCTATATGTGTCGCAGGATGAGATGAGATTGCAATTTGATTTATATATTCCAACTTAGAAATAGTTGAGCACCTTAAAAAAGTGAAAATATTATTAATTAATCTTGAACATTGTTTAGTGAACACTACATGTGAGTCAAAAACTTATGACATTATAAAGTTTCTAAGCTCTTCTTGGATGACGACTGATAAGACTAAAAGTACTGACTCGTTGATCATTTACTGAGGAGTATTTATAAGTAGACTTGAAATTATCAACGTTTGTTATTCACCCAAAAAGTAGGGGCTTTAATAAGGAGTCAGCTGATAATAGACCGAGATTTTTTCACAATCAGTATCACTAAGAAATTGAACTGTCCTTTGGAGGAGCGGAAATGCTGAGTTTGCGAGCGAATCAACAGCAATTGCATCAAATCCACAAATGCTTTGAAAACCATTCTTCAATACAATTATGATGAATGAGTAACAACATTTGATTCAGCAGCTTTAATTACTACATTAGATTTAGTAATTTGAAACTCAGCTACTACATTGGCATGCTCGGGAATCGATTTAAAGTCTATAGCGAATAAAGCGACGCCAAATTGATGTCTTCTATGCCGTCCCGCGCCGCCAAGAATCTTTCTGTAGTCGGCTTTTTTCTGATCGAGTATCACTCCATCTTCTAACAGAATTGAAACGAGAATATGCCCGTCCGGTAAACCAAAAATATTAGGGGAGTTCAATCGACCTGTTACCCGCCAGTTATCTTTATTTTCGGATACAGAAACGCTGGTAATCCGCCATTTCTGGTCGGGAACATTAATAATTTCAGTTTGTACAGATGTCGAACTGCATCCTCCTAAAATAATCATTAATAGCACATTAAGAGCAGCATTATAGTGCTGTTGAGTTTTACCATTGGTTTTAATTTCTCCTTTTCAAAATCAACCTAGACTTAATTAAAATTGCTTACGCTACCTTCACTTAAGAAAAAGTAAGCAAATAAATGTTAAAGCGTCTCAATATCAACGTCAGTGCGAATAGGCTTATAATAGACACCACTGAGCCAGTAAAAAGTGCAGCCCAGAAACCAATACGTTCTATTACTAATGGAAAAATCAGGAATAATGGCAACGACGGCAAAACATACCAAAACGTGTACCGCATATGATTAGCAATCTTTATGGTCGGCTGCCCTTCCAAGTGGAGCCAAATCACCACCAAAATAGTGACTGTTGGCAGTGCTACAAGTAGCGCCCCAAACTTGTCATTACGTTTAGCAACTTCAGAAACGCCAACTATAATTCCGGCGGTGAGTAGATATTTGGTAATTATCCAACCCATATTTTTACCTTCAATGTTAAAACCGATTGCCTATCGGTTTTCATTCTGGCAGTATAAACACATGATGAAAATTAATAAAGGGCATTCTATGTTTCTCGGTGAACTCGAAAAACAAGTGTTGCAATATTTGTGGTCTTCGCCGGGCGTGGATGTTAAACACGTCCATGCTGAACTTTCAAAACAGCGCGATAGCTCACTGAATACGGTGCAAAGTGCACTAGAACGCCTTTTTAAAAAGGGCTTGTTAAGCCGTGAAAAGCAAGGGCACGCATATCTATACCGTGCAGAGATAGCAAGAGATGACTTAATTGCCAGGTTAATTGATAGCGTCGCCAGTGATTTTGTCAGCAAGGGGGAAAATAGCTTGATTGCTGCTTTTTCGTCAGTTTCTACAGAAATGGATGAAGAGCAACTTGACCAGCTCGAGCAGCTAATTGAAATACAACGTCAGCAACTTAAAAAAGGTGATAGCAGTGCTGATTAGCGATTTTGCCGTCATCATGAATCTTATTACCATTGCTCTGCTTGGATTCTTCGTGGGGGCATTATTGCTCACTATCGCTTGGACAGTTTTTGGCAAACTTATCGGTTCTTATTCTATCCAATCACAGAAAACCTTAATTTTGACTTGGGTGTTAGGTCCTTGGGTGTTAGGTCTAATGACCATGCTTTTCTTTAGTCCGTTGTTTGAAGGAACGGCCATTTATAATTGGGTGGAAAGCGTGGTGCATTGGCATCATCTATACGTTTTTCAATTTAGCAGTTGGCATGGGGTTTCGGTTGTATTGTTTGTCTTGTTTAGTATTGCTTTGATTGCTGTTAAAGGCACACAGCTGTATCGACAAGGAAATGCGATTAATACATTAAAACATTTTTCAATAGCCGAGGATCAGTCTCAAGGCCAACACAATGTCCAAATAATAGACAGTGATATTCCTACCGCATTTACGGCAGGATTTTTTCGGCCGGTTTGTTACGTCGCAACAGGGATGGCAGATAACCTTAGTGACAAAGAACTGGATATTGTTGTGGAGCATGAGCTTGCCCACGCTCGCAATAGAGATCCGTTAACTAAACTATTGATAGCTTTTTTATCTGCCTATTACCCCAAAAGACTCGCCCAGCTTTTAAATCAAAAGTACGCGTTATTGACCGAGCACATTGCAGATCAATCTACAGTAATAGGCCACTCTGCTGAAGATGTTGCAGCTACGCTTGTCAAAGTAGTTAGGTTGAACACCGTTTTACCAAAAAATGCGTCAAATACATCCCTTAGTTTTTTTGGTGGTAATGATATTTCGCAACGCGTACAACAGTTATTAACGCCCACCAGAAAATCACTGCCAGTTATTGTACCCATTGCTTTTATGATGGTTATGCTCTGCTTTACGATCGTTGCTGTTGATGCCACTCATCATCTAGTCGAATCCGTTTTTACTCATTCTTAAGGAATAATACATGCACAGCGAGTTAGATTTTTGCTTAATTTTAAAACCGATTGCGGCTCGGTTTTTAATTAGGAAAACACTGTGGTTTTGCTTACCGTTTGCCAGTTTGCTGCTGATACTGCCATCGTTAGCACATGCGCAAGATATGAGTAATCAACAAGCCTTAGACTTGTCCCAAGCGATCAGCTTTTCATTGTCAGAGCATCCTGAAATGACAGTGTTTACTCATCAGCGAGAAGCGCTAAATGCAAGGGTAAAGCAAGCTAAAATTCTGCCGAGGCCAACTATTGGTTTAACGATTGAAGATGCAATGGGAACCGGCACACATAGTAACTTCGGTGCAGCCCAAAGCACGCTGAACATTGCTTGGGTGCTGGAATATCGTGCTATCGATAGTCGCGTGAATGCTGCTAAAAACGCAGCAACACAAGTCGATTTTGAAAGGGATATAAAAGCCTTAGATATTTCTGCACACACCGCAAAACTGTTCATTGAAGCACTAATTTTAGAGCAGCGACTACAACTAGCTAAACTGGCTGAGCAACAGGCTAATGACGCGTTGTCTGCCATAACGCGCAGAGTTGAGGCAGGCAAAAGCCTATCCATTGAACAGCTACAATCCGAAGCAGAGCTAGTACGGCGAGGTCTCGAAGTTGAAGATTTAGAGCATGAATTGGAAGCGAGTCGTTACCAGTTGGTTGCACAGTGGGGTGGCGAAGCCAACCAATATGTGCCTCAAGGTGATTTACTAGATGTACCTGTCATCGAAAACCTACCTACACAATTAGCTAAACTCAAAGCACATCCAGCTTTATTGGCCTTTGCTAATCAACAGCGCATTGCACAGTCGCAAATAGAACTCGCTCGCATCGAAGCTAAACCCAAATGGCAGGTATCAGCTGGAATAAGACGTTATGAATCTACCGATGATTTTGGCTTAGTTGCAGGGATTTCCATTCCATTTGGTAATGACGCACGTAGCTTAGGTGATGTACAGGTAATTCAAGCAAAACAAGCCGAATATCAAAGCCAAGCTGATGTGTTGGCACGTAAACTCAATACTCAGCTGTTCGTATTATTGCAAAACATGAAACATAGCAAACATGTCATAGACACCCTTACGGACAGGGTGATCCCCTTGCTAGAAAAAGCCTCTGATGAAGCCAATAGAGCATACGACATAGGCCGTCTTGGTTATTTAGAATGGACGTCTATTCGACAAGAACTGCTCAGTACCCAAGCCCAATTGCTAGATGCCTATCAGGCCATACACCTTCAACACATCGAAATTCAGCGCCTTACCGGTGCAAGCCTTTCCAATTAAGTGAGAAAAAAATGAACAAACGACTCTTTATTTTTGTATTTTTGTGTCAACTTGGAATAGCTTGTGCGCTAACCCCCATTTTGGCAATGGCCGAATCGTCCCCAGCAGCAGATGAGCCAGAGCCAGAAAAAGGTCCACACAACGGCAGAATGTTACGAGAAGGTGATTTTGCAATTGAACTGGCCATTTTTGAAACTGGTGTTCCGCCCGAATTCAGAGTGTGGGTGACACAAGGTGAAAAACCCGTTGCCCCTCAAAAAGTCGAATTAAATATCAAACTCACCCGCTTGGGTGATCAGATTAATGATATCAACTTCAGAGCCGAAGGTGATTACCTGCGAGGTGACACGGTAATATACGAGCCGCATTCGTTTATTGTGTCAGTCAGCGCAGGTTATCAGGGTAAAACCTATTCGTGGCAATATGACAATTTTGAAGGCCGCACACTGATTGAAGCCAAAGTCGCACAAGCGATGGAAATTGATACTGAAATAGTCGGTGCCGCCACTTTACATAAGACGATTAAAGTTTATGGAAAGCTAGTATTACCTGCGAATGCGAAGCGCCAAATTAACGCCCGTTTTGAAGGTGAAATCAAACAAGTTCACGTTGGCTTGGGGGATACAGTCAAAAAAGGGCAGCTGTTGCTTACCATCGAAAGTAACGAAAGCTTACAGTCTAATCAAATTGAAGCCCCGATTGCGGGCGTTATCACTCAGCAGCTCGCCAATAGCGGCGAACAAACGGGACAACGTACCCTGCTTGAAATTACTCAGCCTAGCAAACTGCTTGCTGAGCTTGCCGTTTTTCCAATGGACGTTATGTCGGTTAAACAATCTGCTCCGGTTACCTTGATGGTCAATGGCCTGAACACTTCAATTCCCACGGTTATAAGTGGAAATCGCCTTACTATGCGAGATGATCAAGCTCGATTATTCCTTGCCGAAGTCGACAATACCGAGGGACGACTAAGTGAAGGTGCGTTTATATCTGCATTAATCGAAGTAGAAACCTTTGATGTGCCCTTAGCCGTTAAGCGTGTTGGGTTGCAGGCTTTCAGGGATTTTACCGTTGTGTATGCCAAGGTTGGCGAGCAATACGAAGTGAGAATGCTGGAGCTGGGTCGTGAAGCAGGCGAATGGGTTGAAGTGCTTGGCGGCATTAATGCAGGCACAGAGTACGTCACCAATAATAGCTACATCATTAAAGCCGACATTGAAAAATCTGGCGCATCACACGACCATTAGGAGTAGCACATGCTAGATTTTATTTTACGCTTTGCGATAAAACGCAACATTCTTGTTTTGGTGCTAGTGCTAGGTGTTTCAGCGCTCGGCTTGTGGAATTTTACCAAATTACCCATTGATGCTGTGCCTGACATTACTAACGTTCAGGTAATGATTAATACTGACGCACCTGGTTATACGCCGCTGGAAGTGGAGCAACGTATTTCATATCCGTTAGAAACCGCATTAGCGGGTTTACCAAACTTAGAGGGCACGCGCTCTGTTTCTCGTTATGGTTTATCACAAGTGGTGGCCGTCTTTAGCGACAATACCGACGTGTACTTTGCACGCCAATTAGTGAATGAGAGGCTTTCTGCTGCAAAGTCAGAATTACCAGTTGGTCTTGAACCTCAGTTAGGTCCAATTGCCACAGGACTTGGCGAGATATTCATGTTTACCGTAGACGCTGAACCTGGCGCGACGGATAAAGATGGTAACTTGATTACACCTATGGAATTGCGCTCTGTGCACGACTGGGTTATACGTCCTCAACTTATGCGTGTGCCTGGTGTAGTTGAAGTTAATCCTATCGGTGGCTTTGAGCGAGAGCTAGTCGTAGCCTTTGATCCTGAAAAATTGTTGACATACGGCGTTACTCAAGCTGATTTGGTCAACGCCATTGAAAATAACAATACCAACCAAGGTGCCGGTTTTATTGAGAAGAGTGGCGCACAATGGCTGATTCGAATTCCAGGACAAATTGAAAACATCAACGCTCTGGCCAATACAGTGGTGAAAACCACTGATGGTGCCAGTGTACGTATTAGTGATGTGGCAAGTGTGGTTGAAGGGCACGGCCTACGCACAGGTGCCGCAACACAAGATGGCCGTGAAGTGGTGATGAGCACGGTGTTTATGTTGATCGGAGAAAACAGCCGCACAGTTGCATTTGCCGTGGGCGAAAAGCTGAAAGAAATCAATAAGTCACTACCTGAAGGAATTGTCGCAACCGCCGTATACGATCGGACAAAACTAGTTGATCAGACGCTTAATACCGTCAAGACCAACCTAGTTGAAGGCGCATTGCTGGTCATTGTAATTCTGTTTCTGCTTTTAGGTAATTTCAGAGCGGCGTTTTTAACTGCCTTAGTGATCCCTTTTGCCATGTTAATGACAATCACCGGCATGGTGCAAACAAAGGTCAGTGCTAACTTAATGAGCTTAGGCGCACTGGATTTTGGTCTGCTAGTTGATGGCGCTATTATCATTGTTGAAAACTGTTTGCGCCGACTTAGCCAGGCCAGCCCAGATGGCCAACAATTAGCACTAAAGCATCGACTGGAAATTGTATTCACCGCGACAAAAGAAGTGATACGCCCCGCCTTATTTGGTGTGTTTATTATCACTGCTGTCTATTTGCCTATATTTGCGCTAGAGGGCGTGGAAGGCAAGATGTTTCACCCTATGGCACTTACCGTAGTGATTGCTTTGTTGTGCGCCATGGTGTTATCCATCACATTCGTGCCCGCCGCTACCGCTTTGCTGTTTAAGAAGCCGGTCAAAGAAAGACGTAACGTCATCATGAGTGGTGCGACCTTTGTTTATAAGCCTTCGCTTAAGTGGGTTATGAAAGCAAGATGGTTTGTGGTGGTATTTGCCGTCGCTCTGGTTGGGATCATGGGTTATCAAGCCACCAAGCTTGGCAGCGAATTTGTGCCTAACTTGGATGAAGGGGATATTGCCATGCATGCACTGCGTATTCCTGGTACGTCTTTGAGCCAAGCCGTTGCGCTACAAGAAAGCTTGGAAGCCCGCATTATGGAAATGCCAGAAGTGGAGCGGGTATTTGCAAAAATTGGCACAGCCGATATCGCTACCGATGCTGTACCACCTAGTGTTGCCGATAACTTCATTATTATGAAACCACGTGAACAATGGCCTAACCCGAATAAAACCAAAGACCAAATTGTTGAAGACTTAGCGGCATTAGTAGAGCCTATTCCAGGCAATCGTTATGAATTTTTGCAGCCCATACAGATGCGTTTTAATGAACTGTTGTCAGGCGTACGAGCAGAGCTAGCCATAAAAGTATTTGGTGATGATTTTGAAATATTGAATGCTGTAGGCAGCGAGATTGAAAGCGCTATTGGCAGTGTCGAGGGCGTTGCTGACATCCAGATGGAGCAAACAACTGGCTTACCTATGCTCACCATAGTACCGAAAATGCAAAAGTTAGCCCAATACGGTATTTCAAAAACGCTTATTCAAGAGCAGTTGGCAACCTCACTAGGAGGACGCGTTGCAGGTAAGTTTTATGAGGGAGATGCCAGAGCCGATATCGTTGTGCGTTTGCAAGAGACTATGCGTAGCGATGTTGATGCCCTATATCGCCTACCTATACATTTG harbors:
- a CDS encoding M56 family metallopeptidase; translated protein: MLISDFAVIMNLITIALLGFFVGALLLTIAWTVFGKLIGSYSIQSQKTLILTWVLGPWVLGLMTMLFFSPLFEGTAIYNWVESVVHWHHLYVFQFSSWHGVSVVLFVLFSIALIAVKGTQLYRQGNAINTLKHFSIAEDQSQGQHNVQIIDSDIPTAFTAGFFRPVCYVATGMADNLSDKELDIVVEHELAHARNRDPLTKLLIAFLSAYYPKRLAQLLNQKYALLTEHIADQSTVIGHSAEDVAATLVKVVRLNTVLPKNASNTSLSFFGGNDISQRVQQLLTPTRKSLPVIVPIAFMMVMLCFTIVAVDATHHLVESVFTHS
- a CDS encoding BlaI/MecI/CopY family transcriptional regulator yields the protein MFLGELEKQVLQYLWSSPGVDVKHVHAELSKQRDSSLNTVQSALERLFKKGLLSREKQGHAYLYRAEIARDDLIARLIDSVASDFVSKGENSLIAAFSSVSTEMDEEQLDQLEQLIEIQRQQLKKGDSSAD
- a CDS encoding HlyD family efflux transporter periplasmic adaptor subunit, translating into MNKRLFIFVFLCQLGIACALTPILAMAESSPAADEPEPEKGPHNGRMLREGDFAIELAIFETGVPPEFRVWVTQGEKPVAPQKVELNIKLTRLGDQINDINFRAEGDYLRGDTVIYEPHSFIVSVSAGYQGKTYSWQYDNFEGRTLIEAKVAQAMEIDTEIVGAATLHKTIKVYGKLVLPANAKRQINARFEGEIKQVHVGLGDTVKKGQLLLTIESNESLQSNQIEAPIAGVITQQLANSGEQTGQRTLLEITQPSKLLAELAVFPMDVMSVKQSAPVTLMVNGLNTSIPTVISGNRLTMRDDQARLFLAEVDNTEGRLSEGAFISALIEVETFDVPLAVKRVGLQAFRDFTVVYAKVGEQYEVRMLELGREAGEWVEVLGGINAGTEYVTNNSYIIKADIEKSGASHDH
- a CDS encoding CusA/CzcA family heavy metal efflux RND transporter; this translates as MLDFILRFAIKRNILVLVLVLGVSALGLWNFTKLPIDAVPDITNVQVMINTDAPGYTPLEVEQRISYPLETALAGLPNLEGTRSVSRYGLSQVVAVFSDNTDVYFARQLVNERLSAAKSELPVGLEPQLGPIATGLGEIFMFTVDAEPGATDKDGNLITPMELRSVHDWVIRPQLMRVPGVVEVNPIGGFERELVVAFDPEKLLTYGVTQADLVNAIENNNTNQGAGFIEKSGAQWLIRIPGQIENINALANTVVKTTDGASVRISDVASVVEGHGLRTGAATQDGREVVMSTVFMLIGENSRTVAFAVGEKLKEINKSLPEGIVATAVYDRTKLVDQTLNTVKTNLVEGALLVIVILFLLLGNFRAAFLTALVIPFAMLMTITGMVQTKVSANLMSLGALDFGLLVDGAIIIVENCLRRLSQASPDGQQLALKHRLEIVFTATKEVIRPALFGVFIITAVYLPIFALEGVEGKMFHPMALTVVIALLCAMVLSITFVPAATALLFKKPVKERRNVIMSGATFVYKPSLKWVMKARWFVVVFAVALVGIMGYQATKLGSEFVPNLDEGDIAMHALRIPGTSLSQAVALQESLEARIMEMPEVERVFAKIGTADIATDAVPPSVADNFIIMKPREQWPNPNKTKDQIVEDLAALVEPIPGNRYEFLQPIQMRFNELLSGVRAELAIKVFGDDFEILNAVGSEIESAIGSVEGVADIQMEQTTGLPMLTIVPKMQKLAQYGISKTLIQEQLATSLGGRVAGKFYEGDARADIVVRLQETMRSDVDALYRLPIHLPDGHYVPLQELADIEMLLGANQVNRENGKRRVVVTANVRGRDLGSFVADIKTQIESNVDIPAGYWLEYGGTYQKLQSASQRLSIVVPVTLFLILGLLILALGSFKDAMIIFTGVPLALTGGIAALMLRDIPFSISAAVGFIALSGIAILNGLVMVSFIRDLRKQNIPLEQAIFDGAITRLRPVITTALVASLGFVPMALNTGMGSEVQRPLASVVIGGIISSTILTLFVIPALYRLLHKDKTPTAEKEQLNAQ
- a CDS encoding TolC family protein — translated: MHSELDFCLILKPIAARFLIRKTLWFCLPFASLLLILPSLAHAQDMSNQQALDLSQAISFSLSEHPEMTVFTHQREALNARVKQAKILPRPTIGLTIEDAMGTGTHSNFGAAQSTLNIAWVLEYRAIDSRVNAAKNAATQVDFERDIKALDISAHTAKLFIEALILEQRLQLAKLAEQQANDALSAITRRVEAGKSLSIEQLQSEAELVRRGLEVEDLEHELEASRYQLVAQWGGEANQYVPQGDLLDVPVIENLPTQLAKLKAHPALLAFANQQRIAQSQIELARIEAKPKWQVSAGIRRYESTDDFGLVAGISIPFGNDARSLGDVQVIQAKQAEYQSQADVLARKLNTQLFVLLQNMKHSKHVIDTLTDRVIPLLEKASDEANRAYDIGRLGYLEWTSIRQELLSTQAQLLDAYQAIHLQHIEIQRLTGASLSN
- a CDS encoding DUF3147 family protein, with protein sequence MGWIITKYLLTAGIIVGVSEVAKRNDKFGALLVALPTVTILVVIWLHLEGQPTIKIANHMRYTFWYVLPSLPLFLIFPLVIERIGFWAALFTGSVVSIISLFALTLILRRFNIYLLTFS